AGGCGCTGCTCGAGGAGTATCCCGAGCCTGACGACAGTCCAGGCCATGCCGGATGTGCGCACGGATTCCTCGGCTGCCGCCTTGCAACGCAGGAACTCGATGGGCCCGTCGGGGGCTGCGCCGTGCATGGACATCATGACCACGTGCCCGACCCCTGCGGAGGCCGCCGCCCGGACGAGCCGGATGGCACCGTCCCGGTCGACCGTCTGGGGGTCGGAGTCCTTGATACCGAATCCCGACGCCGCGAACACGGCTGCCGTGCAGCCTGCCACCGCCTCCCGGCAGTCCGCTTCAGAGGCGAGGTCCCCTCGCAGCAGCTCGACGCCGTCGTCCGCTCTGTCCGGGAAGGGCTGGGAACCCCCGCGTGCCATGACGCGAACCTGGTGGCCGGCGCTGACGAGCATGGGGACAAGGGCGCGGCCAAGACGGCCGGTGCCGCCGACGACAAGGATCATGACCCGCCACCGCGCGAGTCAGTCCCGTGAACCACCATGCTGACCGCGGCGTCCACATCCACGGGCTCGTGGTCGACCGGCTCAAGGTAGAAGTGCGCCGCGGCGATCCTGTCGTCGCGGACGGTGAGTATGGCGACCCCCGCCGACGACGTCACCGATCCGTCCGGCCGGGTCCCCCGGTTGCTCCATTCCATCCAGACCTTGTTGCCGGGGCCCGTCGTCGCATCATGCACGGTGAGGCTCAGGTCCGGCAACCCGGCAAAGATCGTGGCCCAGTTCTTCCGCACCTGGGCTGAGCCCTTGAAGCTGCGCGCCGGGTGGACGGGGGTGGTGTTCTCGTAGTCGTCGGCGAACTCGGCCACCATTCCCTCAAGGTCGTGGCGGTTCGCGGCAGCCACCATGCGCTGCACGGGTCCGGCGGGAAGGAGATCCAGCCCTGAAGCGTCCATGTTCTGCTCCTTGAGGTTCATCCGTCGCAGGAGGCGGAGAGGCTGCTAAATTGGATACAGTCAGGTGTAATTAACTGTTATAAGGAGTCTATTCCCGGTGGGACAGGTGGTCAACGAATCACGCGCTCCCCGTCCCCGCGGCTACGACGCCCGACGGCGGCGCGAAGCGGCCGGGGAGTCGAGGGAGCGCGTGCTGGTGCAGTCGCGCCAACTGTTTCTGGCGAACGGGTATGGGCGGACCACCATCGCCGCGATAGCCAGGGCGGCCGGCGTCTCCAAGGAGTCCGTATACAAGGGCTTCGGCGGGAAGCCGGGGCTCGTCAGGGCCATCTACGAGCAGAGCCTCCTCGGAGCAGGCGGCCCGCCGGCCGAGGATCGGTCGGACCGCGCGCAGGCCACAGTCCCAGACGCCCGTGAGCTCATGGAGCAGTTCGGCCGGTTCACCACTGAAGTCAGTCCCCTCGGCTCCCCCGTCTTCCTG
Above is a window of Arthrobacter pascens DNA encoding:
- a CDS encoding SDR family oxidoreductase, encoding MILVVGGTGRLGRALVPMLVSAGHQVRVMARGGSQPFPDRADDGVELLRGDLASEADCREAVAGCTAAVFAASGFGIKDSDPQTVDRDGAIRLVRAAASAGVGHVVMMSMHGAAPDGPIEFLRCKAAAEESVRTSGMAWTVVRLGILLEQRLEIMAAPLESKGKVLVLGSGSAPATYTSVRDAAALVVRALSDPALRNRVIEWGSLTATANELAEALLTRAGHGSLQRIPPLAVRLLSVAARPFSPFLARVAKAAIWEDSGGLAFDPVPSRAEFPDIPVAGLQQVLEAAVKPGPR
- a CDS encoding nuclear transport factor 2 family protein, with the translated sequence MDASGLDLLPAGPVQRMVAAANRHDLEGMVAEFADDYENTTPVHPARSFKGSAQVRKNWATIFAGLPDLSLTVHDATTGPGNKVWMEWSNRGTRPDGSVTSSAGVAILTVRDDRIAAAHFYLEPVDHEPVDVDAAVSMVVHGTDSRGGGS
- a CDS encoding TetR/AcrR family transcriptional regulator; the encoded protein is MGQVVNESRAPRPRGYDARRRREAAGESRERVLVQSRQLFLANGYGRTTIAAIARAAGVSKESVYKGFGGKPGLVRAIYEQSLLGAGGPPAEDRSDRAQATVPDARELMEQFGRFTTEVSPLGSPVFLLIRDAAASGDSDMAALLADVEEQRYRRMLHNARQVLGRGFLRADLTEEEVADVMFTCTSAELYETLVLKRGWDAGRYGRFIARTLAANLLPEPSPSSG